A DNA window from Drosophila virilis strain 15010-1051.87 chromosome 4, Dvir_AGI_RSII-ME, whole genome shotgun sequence contains the following coding sequences:
- the LOC116651793 gene encoding uncharacterized protein, whose amino-acid sequence MYKDKMVKNDSFEPDLRKEGTYICPMPQPPPAPRGAQNWHGHLAPHERLFYHQTMSSVRYSKRFRGNVNIPKDSLDFQLQARYDHGRETFPEKIDAVLQRDTCPALTSWAAPHGQKEVGAISRLNLFRVLRNTRVARLKMEDALGHPLNIGGIKEKIHPSSVKLICSGVHTQLVNNGFSRQTSDGNFFRY is encoded by the exons ATGTATAAGGACAAAATGGTGAAGAACGACTCCTTCGAGCCGGATCTGCGCAAGGAGGGCACCTACATCTGCCCCATGCCGCAGCCCCCGCCGGCGCCGAGGGGCGCCCAGAACTGGCACGGCCATCTGGCGCCGCACGAGCGTCTCTTCTACCATCAGACGATGAGCTCGGTGCGCTATAGCAAACGTTTTCGCGGCAATGTGAACATACCCAAGGATTCGCTGGACTTTCAGCTGCAGGCGCGCTACGATCACGGCCGTGAAACGTTTCCGGAGAAGATTGATGCTGTGCTGCAGCGTGACACCTGCCCGGCGCTGACCAGCTGGGCGGCACCACACGGCCAGAAGGAGGTGGGCGCCATTTCACGCTTGAATCTGTTTCGTGTGCTGCGCAATACGCGCGTTGCGCGCCTTAAAATGGAGGATGCACTGGGTCATCCATTGAATATAG GTGGCATCAAGGAGAAGATACATCCGTCGAGCGTCAAGCTGATCTGCAGCGGTGTCCATACGCAGCTGGTGAACAACGGCTTCTCCCGCCAGACATCCGATGGCAACTTCTTCCGCTATTAA
- the SC35 gene encoding serine/arginine-rich splicing factor 2, whose product MSTGGTGGGAGGGARPPPRIDGMVSLKVDNLTYRTTPEDLRRVFERCGEVGDIYIPRDRYTRESRGFAFVRFYDKRDAEDALEAMDGRMLDGRELRVQMARYGRPSSPTRRNSSSSRRGAGLGAGAGGGGGGRRRSRSRSPMRRRSRSPRRRSYTPRSRSRSAGSRSPARRSKFSRSPIRGDSRNGVASGALAGASRSRSRS is encoded by the exons ATGAGCACAGGTGGCACCGGCGGCGGTGCTGGCGGCGGTGCACGTCCACCACCCAGAATCGATGGCATGGTCTCGCTAAAG GTCGACAATCTCACATATCGCACCACACCCGAGGATTTGCGTCGCGTCTTCGAGCGCTGCGGCGAGGTTGGCGATATTTACATACCACGCGATCGTTACACACGTGAAAGTCGCGGATTTGCTTTCGTGCG TTTCTATGACAAGCGCGACGCCGAGGACGCACTGGAGGCCATGGACGGACGCATGCTGGACGGCAGGGAGCTGCGCGTGCAAATGGCGCGCTACGGCCGTCCCTCGTCGCCGACgcgccgcaacagcagcagcagtcgtcGCGGCGCCGGACTCGGCGCTGGCGCCGGGGGTGGCGGTGGGGGACGTCGACGTTCGCGCTCCCGTTCGCCGATGCGTCGCCGTTCGCGCAGTCCGCGCCGTCGCTCCTATACGCCGCGCTCACGTTCCCGCTCCGCGGGCAGCCGTTCGCCGGCACGCCGCAGCAAGTTCTCGCGCAGTCCCATCCGCGGCGACAGTCGCAACGGCGTCGCCAGCGGCGCCCTGGCCGGCGCATcacgcagtcgcagtcgttCCTAA
- the eRF3 gene encoding eukaryotic peptide chain release factor GTP-binding subunit ERF3A isoform X1: protein MAAQENTEVTTKFSTLNVNAVEFVPSFNYSSAASAAAVAAAAAQAPPSTEQPEQATPVDNAVAPGTGSVPASGSATPATTPDSTGSAGSTNALNAGGGGGGGGGTGAATGVGTGTGTTAAPSSAAASNSASPAPGSPVTTPSPATAAPIEQLNAADKITANNETDPADSWDVEDDAIITPEDEEAEDEFVEGEATPKVSKKKIVKVEENRSKREHVNVVFIGHVDAGKSTIGGQIMSLTGMVDKRTLEKYEREAREKSRESWYLSWALDTNQEERDKGKTVEVGRAFFETDRKHFTILDAPGHKSFVPNMIGGAAQADLAVLVISARKGEFETGFDRGGQTREHAMLAKTAGVKHLVVLVNKMDDPTVNWDQGRYNECKDKILPYLKKLGFNPAKDLTFMPCSGLSGYGLKDQVPESLCPWYRGPAFIPFIDELPSLNRNQDGPFIMPIVDKYKDMGTVVMGKVESGCARKGQNLLVMPNRTQVAVDQLFSDDYEVTSVGPGENVKIKLKGIEEEDVSPGFVLCDAANPIKTGKIFDAQVVILEHKSIICAGYSAVMHIHCAAEEVTVKALICLVDKKSGEKSKTRPRFVKQDQVAIMRIECYGMICLEQFKLFPQMGRFTLRDENKTIAIGKVLKVIE from the exons ATGGCCGCTCAGGAAAATACGGAAGTTACAACAAAATTCTCAACTCTCAATGTGAATGCAGTGGAATTTGTGCCCAGCTTTAATTAcagcagcgctgccagcgcagcggctgttgcagcagccgcagcgcaAGCGCCGCCGTCCACAGAACAACCGGAGCAGGCAACGCCAGTTGATAATGCTGTTGCGCCTGGAACTGGTTCCGTGCCGGCATCTGGTAGTGCCACACCTGCAACAACGCCCGATTCCACGGGCAGTGCCGGTTCCACAAATGCCCTAAatgccggcggcggcggtggcggtggcggcggaaCGGGTGCAGCAACGGGCGTGGGCACGGGCACGGGAACAACGGCAGCGCCATCATCGGCGGCCGCATCAAATTCGGCATCGCCAGCGCCAGGCTCGCCGGTTACCACGCCTTCACCAGCGACAGCGGCGCCAATTGAACAGCTAAATGCGGCGGACAAAATAACAGCAAACAATG AAACCGATCCTGCTGATAGCTGGGACGTGGAGGATGATGCCATCATAACGCCCGAGGATGAGGAAGCCGAAGACGAATTTGTGGAGGGCGAAGCCACGCCGAAGGTCTCAAAGAAAAAGATTGTCAAGGTGGAGGAGAACAGAAGCAAGCGCGAGCACGTCAACGTCGTGTTCATCGGACATGTTG ATGCTGGTAAATCAACAATTGGCGGCCAGATCATGTCGCTGACGGGCATGGTGGACAAGCGCACGCTGGAGAAATATGAGCGTGAGGCGCGCGAGAAGTCGCGCGAGAGCTGGTATTTGTCGTGGGCGCTGGACACAAACCAGGAGGAGCGCGACAAGGGCAAAACTGTGGAGGTGGGACGCGCCTTTTTCGAAACGGATCGCAAGCATTTCACCATACTGGACGCGCCGGGACACAAGAGTTTTGTGCCGAACATGATTGGCGGCGCAGCGCAGGCGGATCTCGCTGTGCTCGTCATTTCGGCGCGAAAGGGTGAATTCGAGACGGGCTTCGATCGTGGCGGCCAGACGCGAGAGCACGCCATGCTGGCCAAGACGGCGGGCGTTAAGCACCTGGTCGTGCTGGTCAATAAAATGGACGATCCGACTGTGAATTGGGATCAGGGACGTTACAACGAATGCAAAGACAAGATACTACCATACCTCAAGAAGCTGGGCTTCAATCCAGCCAAGGATCTTACCTTTATGCCTTGCTCGGGCCTCAGCGGCTATGGCCTCAAGGATCAAGTACCCGAGTCGCTGTGCCCCTGGTACCGAGGGCCCGCCTTTATACCCTTCATCGATGAGCTGCCCTCACTGAATCGCAATCAGGATGGACCCTTCATCATGCCCATTGTGGACAAATACAAGGACATGGGCACCGTTGTCATGGGCAAAGTGGAGTCCGGCTGCGCGCGCAAAGGTCAAAATCTGCTCGTGATGCCAAATCGG ACGCAAGTGGCCGTGGATCAACTGTTCTCCGACGACTACGAGGTTACCTCTGTGGGTCCCGGCGAGAACGTCAAGATTAAACTGAAA GGCATCGAGGAGGAGGATGTGTCGCCTGGTTTTGTGCTCTGTGATGCCGCCAATCCAATTAAAACGGGCAAAATCTTTGATGCTCAGGTCGTTATATTGGAACACAAATCAATTATCTGTGCGGGCTATTCGGCCGTCATGCACATACACTGCGCCGCCGAGGAGGTGACGGTGAAG GCACTCATCTGTTTGGTGGACAAGAAGAGTGGCGAGAAATCAAAAACACGTCCAAGATTCGTTAAACAGGATCAGGTCGCAATAATGCGCATCGAATGCTACGGCATGATTTGCCTTGAACAGTTCAAGCTATTCCCACAAATGGGACGCTTCACGCTGCGAGATGAAA ATAAAaccattgccattggcaagGTACTCAAGGTGATCGAATAA
- the eRF3 gene encoding eukaryotic peptide chain release factor GTP-binding subunit ERF3A isoform X2: protein MLNGDVGDTRFINTKQMQPNKKTDPADSWDVEDDAIITPEDEEAEDEFVEGEATPKVSKKKIVKVEENRSKREHVNVVFIGHVDAGKSTIGGQIMSLTGMVDKRTLEKYEREAREKSRESWYLSWALDTNQEERDKGKTVEVGRAFFETDRKHFTILDAPGHKSFVPNMIGGAAQADLAVLVISARKGEFETGFDRGGQTREHAMLAKTAGVKHLVVLVNKMDDPTVNWDQGRYNECKDKILPYLKKLGFNPAKDLTFMPCSGLSGYGLKDQVPESLCPWYRGPAFIPFIDELPSLNRNQDGPFIMPIVDKYKDMGTVVMGKVESGCARKGQNLLVMPNRTQVAVDQLFSDDYEVTSVGPGENVKIKLKGIEEEDVSPGFVLCDAANPIKTGKIFDAQVVILEHKSIICAGYSAVMHIHCAAEEVTVKALICLVDKKSGEKSKTRPRFVKQDQVAIMRIECYGMICLEQFKLFPQMGRFTLRDENKTIAIGKVLKVIE, encoded by the exons ATGTTAAACGGCGACGTGGGCGACACTCGCTTTATTAAcacaaagcaaatgcaaccGAACAAAA AAACCGATCCTGCTGATAGCTGGGACGTGGAGGATGATGCCATCATAACGCCCGAGGATGAGGAAGCCGAAGACGAATTTGTGGAGGGCGAAGCCACGCCGAAGGTCTCAAAGAAAAAGATTGTCAAGGTGGAGGAGAACAGAAGCAAGCGCGAGCACGTCAACGTCGTGTTCATCGGACATGTTG ATGCTGGTAAATCAACAATTGGCGGCCAGATCATGTCGCTGACGGGCATGGTGGACAAGCGCACGCTGGAGAAATATGAGCGTGAGGCGCGCGAGAAGTCGCGCGAGAGCTGGTATTTGTCGTGGGCGCTGGACACAAACCAGGAGGAGCGCGACAAGGGCAAAACTGTGGAGGTGGGACGCGCCTTTTTCGAAACGGATCGCAAGCATTTCACCATACTGGACGCGCCGGGACACAAGAGTTTTGTGCCGAACATGATTGGCGGCGCAGCGCAGGCGGATCTCGCTGTGCTCGTCATTTCGGCGCGAAAGGGTGAATTCGAGACGGGCTTCGATCGTGGCGGCCAGACGCGAGAGCACGCCATGCTGGCCAAGACGGCGGGCGTTAAGCACCTGGTCGTGCTGGTCAATAAAATGGACGATCCGACTGTGAATTGGGATCAGGGACGTTACAACGAATGCAAAGACAAGATACTACCATACCTCAAGAAGCTGGGCTTCAATCCAGCCAAGGATCTTACCTTTATGCCTTGCTCGGGCCTCAGCGGCTATGGCCTCAAGGATCAAGTACCCGAGTCGCTGTGCCCCTGGTACCGAGGGCCCGCCTTTATACCCTTCATCGATGAGCTGCCCTCACTGAATCGCAATCAGGATGGACCCTTCATCATGCCCATTGTGGACAAATACAAGGACATGGGCACCGTTGTCATGGGCAAAGTGGAGTCCGGCTGCGCGCGCAAAGGTCAAAATCTGCTCGTGATGCCAAATCGG ACGCAAGTGGCCGTGGATCAACTGTTCTCCGACGACTACGAGGTTACCTCTGTGGGTCCCGGCGAGAACGTCAAGATTAAACTGAAA GGCATCGAGGAGGAGGATGTGTCGCCTGGTTTTGTGCTCTGTGATGCCGCCAATCCAATTAAAACGGGCAAAATCTTTGATGCTCAGGTCGTTATATTGGAACACAAATCAATTATCTGTGCGGGCTATTCGGCCGTCATGCACATACACTGCGCCGCCGAGGAGGTGACGGTGAAG GCACTCATCTGTTTGGTGGACAAGAAGAGTGGCGAGAAATCAAAAACACGTCCAAGATTCGTTAAACAGGATCAGGTCGCAATAATGCGCATCGAATGCTACGGCATGATTTGCCTTGAACAGTTCAAGCTATTCCCACAAATGGGACGCTTCACGCTGCGAGATGAAA ATAAAaccattgccattggcaagGTACTCAAGGTGATCGAATAA
- the Oatp33Ea gene encoding solute carrier organic anion transporter family member 74D isoform X1 gives MAERRKQQVPPGHYLCGLGKWHPAWLQKYATTKWFMGVYGLLGTIQAMSYMYFIVTLTTLEKRFKIPSQTTGIVLSGNEISQIMLSLILSYIGGQRNRPMWIAWGIMLCGVSCFILVLPHFIYGAGDEVLQLTKEYQDSLWNSSLNLNYTSMQNVSSTKTQSEQLCGVGKPEENCDSLFTYVPLVLIFFSQFVLGIGNTLYYALGQTYLDDNTKRTNTPLMLAVAMSLRMIGPVFGFFFGYISLNTFIDPSKTPLIDDKDPRWLGAWWLGWVILGTLMCMFSGLIGLFPKRLPKKTDDPKHNSHLPHVLRHEELKREEGLSLSSRVSSNAALDSIGAGGNADLPKLKDFPTALMRLLRNKLLIFNITSGVFYILGASGFMTFLSKYMEVQFHKAAHSATIVVGPVSILGMVVGLFASGLVISKKKPSVSKVLMWNVFVGFVYICGQLSYAFLYCPDSVSMAHLGNFNLSTNCNANCSCEGVNYSPVCHEASDTTYYSPCHAGCTSWNADSKLYDECACLKEDLKAVPQYGGSERLLMELQPTGMSLTESTDLDIDPAAVPLLNDDYSTELQEDLLTRSKRAVSDLILRPGVCMDGCNVAFWTFSITSTIVNWFGSSGRIGNVLVNYRTVSPEDKSFAQGLALMMISLFALIPGPIIFGRIIDSTCLVWTKTCHGNGNCQLYDQTRFRYSVNFLSCLFTFIGVFFDWLVWYYGRDLDLYGDKEAKRQEQATRRDQPITPLLAKKTSEQADC, from the exons ATGGCGGAGCGCAGGAAACAGCAAGTGCCACCGGGCCATTACTTGTGCGGCCTGGGCAAATGGCATCCCGCCTGGCTGCAGAAATACGCGACCACCAAATGGTTCATGGGCGTCTACGGTCTGCTGGGCACCATCCAGGCGATGTCCTATATGTACTTCATTGTCACGTTGACCACCTTGGAGAAGCGCTTCAAAATACCCAGCCAAACTACAG GCATCGTTCTCAGTGGCAATGAGATATCCCAGATAATGCTGTCGCTGATATTATCCTATATCGGTGGGCAGCGCAATCGGCCGATGTGGATAGCCTGGGGCATTATGCTCTGCGGCGTATCCTGTTTTATTCTGGTGCTGCCCCATTTCATCTATGGCGCTGGCGATGAGGTTCTCCAGCTGACCAAGGAGTACCAGGACAGTCTCTGGAACAGCTCCCTGAACCTGAACTACACGTCCATG CAGAATGTCAGCTCGACGAAGACGCAATCGGAGCAGCTGTGCGGCGTGGGCAAACCCGAGGAGAACTGCGACAGTCTGTTTACGTACGTTCCCCTGGTGCTTATCTTCTTCTCGCAGTTTGTGCTGGGCATAGGCAATACCCTGTACTATGCCCTAGGTCAGACATATCTGGACGATAATACGAAGCGCACGAATACGCCGCTCATGTTGGCTGTGGCCATGTCGCTGCGCATGATTGGACCCGTCTTTGGCTTCTTCTTCG GTTACATCTCGCTGAACACGTTCATCGATCCGAGCAAGACGCCGCTGATTGATGACAAGGATCCACGCTGGCTGGGCGCCTGGTGGCTGGGCTGGGTCATTCTGGGCACGCTGATGTGCATGTTCTCCGGCCTGATAGGCCTCTTTCCCAAGCGGCTGCCCAAGAAAACGGATGACCCCAAACACAATTCGCATTTGCCGCACGTTCTGCGGCACGAGGAGCTTAAGCGCGAGGAGGGCCTCTCGCTGAGCAGCCGCGTCTCCTCGAACGCCGCCCTGGACAGCATTGGGGCTGGCGGCAATGCCGATCTGCCCAAGCTCAAGGATTTTCCAACTGCTCTGATGCGTCTGTTGCGCAACAAGCTGCTCATCTTTAATATCACATCGGGCGTCTTTTACATACTGGGCGCGTCCGGCTTCATGACCTTCCTTTCCAAATACATGGAGGTACAGTTCCACAAGGCCGCCCACAGTGCCACCATTGTCGTAGGTCCCGTCTCCATTCTGGGCATGGTCGTGGGCCTCTTCGCCTCCGGCCTGGTCATATCCAAGAAGAAGCCCTCCGTTAGCAAGGTGCTCATGTGGAATGTTTTCGTCGGCTTTGTCTACATATGCG GCCAATTGTCATACGCCTTTTTATACTGTCCCGATTCTGTATCAATGGCTCATTTGGGCAA CTTCAATTTGTCGACCAATTGCAATGCGAACTGCTCCTGCGAAGGCGTCAACTACTCACCTGTGTGCCATGAAGCCAGCGACACCACCTACTACTCGCCGTGTCATGCCGGCTGCACCAGCTGGAACGCCGACAGCAAGCTGTACGATGAATGCGCCTGCCTCAAGGAAGATCTCAAAGCTGTACCGCAATACGGGGGCTCGGAGCGTTTGCTAATGGAGCTGCAGCCCACGGGTATGTCGCTGACAGAGAGCACCGATCTGGACATCGATCCGGCAGCCGTGCCGCTGCTCAACGATGACTATTCCACCGAGCTGCAGGAGGATCTATTGACGCGCAGCAAACGGGCCGTGTCCGATCTGATACTGCGTCCGGGCGTTTGCATGGATGGCTGCAATGTGGCCTTCTGGACGTTCTCGATTACCTCGACCATTGTCAACTGGTTTGGCAGTTCGGGTCGCATTGGCAATGTGCTGGTCAACTATCGCACCGTGTCGCCGGAGGACAAGTCCTTTGCCCAGGGCCTGGCTTTGATGATGATCAGTTTGTTTGCCCTGATACCGGGTCCGATTATCTTTGGCCGCATCATTGACTCCACCTGCCTGGTGTGGACCAAGACCTGCcatggcaatggcaattgtCAGCTCTATGATCAGACGAGATTCCGTTATTCCGTCAACTTTTTATCGTGCC TGTTCACCTTCATTGGCGTCTTCTTTGATTGGCTTGTCTGGTACTACGGCCGCGATCTGGATCTCTATGGCGATAAGGAAGCCAAGCGCCAGGAGCAGGCGACAAGGCGGGATCAGCCCATTACGCCGCTGTTGGCCAAGAAAACGTCGGAGCAGGCGGATTGCTAA
- the Oatp33Ea gene encoding solute carrier organic anion transporter family member 74D isoform X2 gives MAERRKQQVPPGHYLCGLGKWHPAWLQKYATTKWFMGVYGLLGTIQAMSYMYFIVTLTTLEKRFKIPSQTTGIVLSGNEISQIMLSLILSYIGGQRNRPMWIAWGIMLCGVSCFILVLPHFIYGAGDEVLQLTKEYQDSLWNSSLNLNYTSMNVSSTKTQSEQLCGVGKPEENCDSLFTYVPLVLIFFSQFVLGIGNTLYYALGQTYLDDNTKRTNTPLMLAVAMSLRMIGPVFGFFFGYISLNTFIDPSKTPLIDDKDPRWLGAWWLGWVILGTLMCMFSGLIGLFPKRLPKKTDDPKHNSHLPHVLRHEELKREEGLSLSSRVSSNAALDSIGAGGNADLPKLKDFPTALMRLLRNKLLIFNITSGVFYILGASGFMTFLSKYMEVQFHKAAHSATIVVGPVSILGMVVGLFASGLVISKKKPSVSKVLMWNVFVGFVYICGQLSYAFLYCPDSVSMAHLGNFNLSTNCNANCSCEGVNYSPVCHEASDTTYYSPCHAGCTSWNADSKLYDECACLKEDLKAVPQYGGSERLLMELQPTGMSLTESTDLDIDPAAVPLLNDDYSTELQEDLLTRSKRAVSDLILRPGVCMDGCNVAFWTFSITSTIVNWFGSSGRIGNVLVNYRTVSPEDKSFAQGLALMMISLFALIPGPIIFGRIIDSTCLVWTKTCHGNGNCQLYDQTRFRYSVNFLSCLFTFIGVFFDWLVWYYGRDLDLYGDKEAKRQEQATRRDQPITPLLAKKTSEQADC, from the exons ATGGCGGAGCGCAGGAAACAGCAAGTGCCACCGGGCCATTACTTGTGCGGCCTGGGCAAATGGCATCCCGCCTGGCTGCAGAAATACGCGACCACCAAATGGTTCATGGGCGTCTACGGTCTGCTGGGCACCATCCAGGCGATGTCCTATATGTACTTCATTGTCACGTTGACCACCTTGGAGAAGCGCTTCAAAATACCCAGCCAAACTACAG GCATCGTTCTCAGTGGCAATGAGATATCCCAGATAATGCTGTCGCTGATATTATCCTATATCGGTGGGCAGCGCAATCGGCCGATGTGGATAGCCTGGGGCATTATGCTCTGCGGCGTATCCTGTTTTATTCTGGTGCTGCCCCATTTCATCTATGGCGCTGGCGATGAGGTTCTCCAGCTGACCAAGGAGTACCAGGACAGTCTCTGGAACAGCTCCCTGAACCTGAACTACACGTCCATG AATGTCAGCTCGACGAAGACGCAATCGGAGCAGCTGTGCGGCGTGGGCAAACCCGAGGAGAACTGCGACAGTCTGTTTACGTACGTTCCCCTGGTGCTTATCTTCTTCTCGCAGTTTGTGCTGGGCATAGGCAATACCCTGTACTATGCCCTAGGTCAGACATATCTGGACGATAATACGAAGCGCACGAATACGCCGCTCATGTTGGCTGTGGCCATGTCGCTGCGCATGATTGGACCCGTCTTTGGCTTCTTCTTCG GTTACATCTCGCTGAACACGTTCATCGATCCGAGCAAGACGCCGCTGATTGATGACAAGGATCCACGCTGGCTGGGCGCCTGGTGGCTGGGCTGGGTCATTCTGGGCACGCTGATGTGCATGTTCTCCGGCCTGATAGGCCTCTTTCCCAAGCGGCTGCCCAAGAAAACGGATGACCCCAAACACAATTCGCATTTGCCGCACGTTCTGCGGCACGAGGAGCTTAAGCGCGAGGAGGGCCTCTCGCTGAGCAGCCGCGTCTCCTCGAACGCCGCCCTGGACAGCATTGGGGCTGGCGGCAATGCCGATCTGCCCAAGCTCAAGGATTTTCCAACTGCTCTGATGCGTCTGTTGCGCAACAAGCTGCTCATCTTTAATATCACATCGGGCGTCTTTTACATACTGGGCGCGTCCGGCTTCATGACCTTCCTTTCCAAATACATGGAGGTACAGTTCCACAAGGCCGCCCACAGTGCCACCATTGTCGTAGGTCCCGTCTCCATTCTGGGCATGGTCGTGGGCCTCTTCGCCTCCGGCCTGGTCATATCCAAGAAGAAGCCCTCCGTTAGCAAGGTGCTCATGTGGAATGTTTTCGTCGGCTTTGTCTACATATGCG GCCAATTGTCATACGCCTTTTTATACTGTCCCGATTCTGTATCAATGGCTCATTTGGGCAA CTTCAATTTGTCGACCAATTGCAATGCGAACTGCTCCTGCGAAGGCGTCAACTACTCACCTGTGTGCCATGAAGCCAGCGACACCACCTACTACTCGCCGTGTCATGCCGGCTGCACCAGCTGGAACGCCGACAGCAAGCTGTACGATGAATGCGCCTGCCTCAAGGAAGATCTCAAAGCTGTACCGCAATACGGGGGCTCGGAGCGTTTGCTAATGGAGCTGCAGCCCACGGGTATGTCGCTGACAGAGAGCACCGATCTGGACATCGATCCGGCAGCCGTGCCGCTGCTCAACGATGACTATTCCACCGAGCTGCAGGAGGATCTATTGACGCGCAGCAAACGGGCCGTGTCCGATCTGATACTGCGTCCGGGCGTTTGCATGGATGGCTGCAATGTGGCCTTCTGGACGTTCTCGATTACCTCGACCATTGTCAACTGGTTTGGCAGTTCGGGTCGCATTGGCAATGTGCTGGTCAACTATCGCACCGTGTCGCCGGAGGACAAGTCCTTTGCCCAGGGCCTGGCTTTGATGATGATCAGTTTGTTTGCCCTGATACCGGGTCCGATTATCTTTGGCCGCATCATTGACTCCACCTGCCTGGTGTGGACCAAGACCTGCcatggcaatggcaattgtCAGCTCTATGATCAGACGAGATTCCGTTATTCCGTCAACTTTTTATCGTGCC TGTTCACCTTCATTGGCGTCTTCTTTGATTGGCTTGTCTGGTACTACGGCCGCGATCTGGATCTCTATGGCGATAAGGAAGCCAAGCGCCAGGAGCAGGCGACAAGGCGGGATCAGCCCATTACGCCGCTGTTGGCCAAGAAAACGTCGGAGCAGGCGGATTGCTAA